TACAAGGCGGCACACTGAGCCCCCGGTGGCTGAGTTTATCGAAGCCACCTCATACCACCTATGACGGTCACTTCGATAAACTCAGTGCCCGTGTCCCAGTACACAGCCCAATTCCCCACTTTTAAACTTCGATTGCGCTCAGTGTAATGCTCTGCTCAGCAATCCATCCTTCAAAAATCTATTACCTAAAAAAATGGGTTTGGGATTAATTGAATATTAGGGGTTGTGTTATTAACGTAATCCCATTAATTGTTAATTGCTAATTGCACATTGCTAATTGATTTTGGAAACCATTTTTCTTACAACCTCAAAATCACACTCAAACCAATTGTGGTCGTCGGTATCCGTAGTTGAGCTTAGTTTTACCTCTGACAGTGGTTTCATTTTGCTTTTAACCAGTCGCTTACCTGAAAAGTGTACCTCGCTGGCTTTTGTAGCACTCAGAATGTTTAAAACATTTTCTGAATTTATACCTCCGCCGGGTAGAATTATAATTTTATTGGCTGCTCGCTTTACAAATTCTGATAGTGTTTGTAGTCCTTCAAAGGCACTGCTTTTTCCTCCCGATGTTAGAACTCTGTTTACACCGCAACTAATAAGTACGTCCAACGAAGAGAATAAGTCGCGTGATATATCAAATGCCCTATGAAACGTAACTTGCATTGGATAAGCAGTTTCCATAACCGTTTTTACAAAATCTACATCAATGTCACCACTCTGAGTAAGTACTCCTACGACAATTCCGTTAACATCAGAGGCTTTGCAGAATTTAATATCCTCTAAAATTACCTTTTTCTCGAATTCGGAATATAAAAAATCGCCAATACGTGGTCTAATCATCACATGTAGTTTGCAATCAACACTTTGTCGAACAAGTTTTATGCTTGCAGCAGATGGCGACAATCCACCCTCGGAGTAGCCTGAGCATAATTCTATCCTGTCAGCACCTGCCTGACATGCAATTATAGCCGATTCAGGAGTAAATACGGCAACTTCTAAAAGTGTACGTTTTTGTGACATACAAGGGTTTAATTTGGTTGCGTTCTTGGGTTATCAATCAATACGTACTTGAGAGCTTGAGTTAACAAACAAAATATTACCCAATTTATCGTAACCCGAGAAAATCTCCTCGCCACTATGCTTAATACTTTCATGCATGAAACCTATAAGTGTCAGAGCAGCGTCGCTTGAATACTTATTAATTATCTCTTTGACAGGCACATCGCTCTCTCTTATTACAATTTCTACATTTTGGTGCGTTATTGGCAATCGACCTGTTGTTATTAGATCGTTCATTTTAGCATACACAGAATCAATATCTTCCTCTTTACACAGCTCGTATATTTTTATATTGCTTTTTTTCCAGTCTGGGTGCCCAAGAATAATAAAACTAAGCAGTATCATTAGGTTTGCGTTATCTGCGTCGCTACTCTTTATCCAGATATGTATTCCGTTTTTATAATAAAAAGGCTTACGGCTTGCTGCTAAGATACATATATCGAAATCGCCAGCGTTAACAAGTCTTATATTTGGGATAATTTCACTTAGCTCTTTAGGATCTTCTTTGTCGTAATCAAAAATCACCATATTATTCTCCATTCCCGCAATTCCGGGTATCTGTATGGCTTGTGCCACAGCTGATGTGCCTGACGGAGAAATTATAGTATCCAAATAGACACTATTTTCGGTTTCTATGTTTTTCAAAATTTTCTCGAGTTCAAGTTTCGATTGCTCGTACGTCTCTTTTGAATAATAGCCATCAATATGATGTAAATATGTGCCGAAACCATATTTATATGATATCCAGTTGATTAATCTAAATGCATTATCGTATTTGAATGAATTTTTGGAGATACAAATAGCACTTGGTCGCCACTCTTTTTCCGATTTTGAAAATCGCTGACGTTGCATATAAACCTGTAAACGTCTGTTTATCTGGAAAATAGAGTTGGCAAATATTGCAGCTAAACCTTTTCTGTCTTTATGATAGTTATCTATATATAGATACAGGGCTATCATAACAGTAAATGCAATAACTGTATATATTACGCTGATTTTGAACATAATCCACACCGATGCAATAAACCCAATTAGTGAAAATATCCATTTTGATTTAAAAGAAGGACGGTATGAGGGAGACGACCCAAAATGATTAAGGAACGATATTAGACAAATGGTACCGTAAGTTACCATAAAAAACATTGAGATTATTTGAGCTACAACGTCAACGTCACCTATAGCTACAAAAACTAAGGCTATTGCACAGGTTACTAATGAGGCGTTAGCGGGTTCGTTATCTGATTCTCTACTTAGTCCTAGCCAATTATTTATTTTTTGCATTGGAAACGATTCGTCATTTGCTAATGCTTGCAAAGTTCGTGGTGCAACCATTATTGACCCCAATGCCGATGAAAATGTACATGCTGCTAATCCCAATGGAATAGTTATGCTTCCGTAAACTGCGATTTTTGACATAATTAGCTGGTCAGCAAGTAATTCTTCAGCAGATGCAGATACTGCAAGTTTGTATGCTACAAAGAAATATATTACCATGCCAACGAATGTTGCTGACAAAGTGCCTAAAGGTATTGATTTTCCGGGGTTGCGTAAATCACCAGAAAGACCAACACCTGCAGTCACTCCTGTAAATGCAGGGAATACAATCGCAAATACTATAAAAAATGAATCAGAGTTACGGAATTGAAAATTTGAAATAAAGTGTGACGTTTCGCCCAGATTTTCAGGTCTACCAATGAAGAAAAGTAAAAGTGATACTGCTAATATTGCGTTAATAATGTATAGTGCTTTAATACCCATATTCGCCCCTTTCTTGAATATTAAAACAGATAGTATCAACATTACAGGAATACCTATGATCTGTCTAGGCAACCATATACCATGGTTGACAAGCAAATAATCAAACATAAACGAAAACGCTTCTGTAAAGGCGATAATATAGAAAGCTACGCTAATGGCTTGCGATAAAAAGAGTGATATTCCGATTGTGGCTCCGATATTCAAGCCAAAAGAGCGTGAAATAATGTAATACTCTCCACCACCTTCAACACGTTTGTTTGTGGCAATTTCTGACAGCGCTAGCGATGTAGGGATTGTCACGGTGTGAGCAAGTAGAATAATAAATACTACTCCTATAAAGCCCAGGGTGCCAACTGCGTATCCAAATCTTAAAAATAATACAGCACCCAATATTGTTGATATTGCTGTAAAAAATACCGGTGCTGTTCCAAATTTTTTTTCCATATTTATTAAACGTGTTAATTATTCATAAAAAGGCCAACGCAAGAAAAAAATTGCGTTGACCTTTATCTTTTATGGAAAGTATTTTTTCAAATTACAATAATGTCTTATTTTAGACCTAGAACTTCTGCTCCTTGATTGAATCTAATATCAACAGGAATACCTGCAGAGTTTATTTTATCCAAATCAGATTGTAAAGTACTAGACATTACACCTTTTTCTAAAATCCACTCTTTAGCCTCTTCATAATCACCTTCCCCTTGCATTTCAAGTATCTCTTCTACCAATTCATTCATAGCTTCGGTCATTTTTTCAAAATCAACTTTGTAGAGACCTGTTTCCGAGTCGCGTGTAAATGCTTCGGCTTCAGCAAAATAGTTGTAACGCATTAAGTTCGCAACACCGTGTGCACTTGTTGCTCCAAATCGTACTGAACGGAACAAACCAGCCATAAATGTTACATAGTTGTCCATCAAATCTTTTTCCGGGAACTCGCCCATTTCGTAAAGTTTTGCAACCATATAAAGTCCCATTATATCGGCTTTGTTCTCTTCAATTGAGCTATAAGTTTCTTTAAGAGCGTCGCGAACGGTTCCTTTTCCGTTAATAGTCTCTTTTACACCTAAGCCATGACCAACTTCGTGGAACATTACATTTTCAAAGAAAGCGTCAAATTTTACGTGTTTTCTTTGCGATTCGTCAATAACTATCTCTGAAATAGGAAGAAGTATTTTGTCGAATTTTGCTTTCATCGCGTTTTTTAGTTGCAGTTTACGGCTGCCTTTTGCTGCATGTACACGTGTGTCATTTGGCAGGTTTATAGCGATGTTTTTACTACCTGCATTACAATCTCCCCTGTATAGAATTACGTCGTAAACATACATATTGGCGTCAGCATGAACCTCTTCTTGTTTGTATTTTTCGTCGCATGGAAGTGATGCTTGTAGCTTTGGAAGTAGCTCTCCGTACTTATCTAAACGGGCGCTCCAATCTAAATCTTTAATCAATATTTGTGCACTATGAGCTGCTTTTACACCTACTAATTGATCTTCGTAGCTTTCAATTGGTCCAACGACAAAATCTATTTTGTTGTCGCGCATATCCATCCAAGCCATATCTGATGCTAAATAGTCATCGGTTTCGAGAGCCTCGGCTCGTAGCTGAAGATATTTTTTAAATCCCTCATCTTCCGAAAGTTCAGCTGCTTCGCGAAGTAGGGATGCTGCTTTGGTTATCTCTTCACTATAGGCAACGTGATACGGTATTTGAACAAGTTTTCCGTTATCATCGCGACGCACCAACGAGTACCAATCCATTTTATTAGGTTCTTCCCATGCTTCAAACTCCTCTTTGGTAATATCAGCGGGATAGTAGTTTGCGCCGGCTGGCTTTTCGCCAAATCCTTCAACAAAAGGCTTATTTGCGTTCATGCGATCCCATGGACCATACATTATTTTGGCAAATTCACGTGTTGCATCATCTGGTAATGATTCCAAAAATGCTGTTTTATCACCAGGAAAGGCATCTTTCCAAAACAGCTCTTCCATAATTTCGCTAACTTCAATTAGCTTGAGTAACATTGCTTTGTCGTTAGCACCTAAATGGCTAAGGTCTGTGGTTAAATCAACCAATGCAAACTGATCTACCTTTTCTTGCATAGGATTTACTTCCTTTTTTTGACTACAACCTGACAATATCAGTAGCGACGTTGCCAAAGTTGCCATAAATAATTTTGTTGACATGTTTTTGATATTTAAATAGTTAAATTGATTCGTTTTCACTATAAAACCTGAAACCTAAACGTTTCCCAGTTTTTAAATTTGCGTACTCGTTGTTGTCTTTGATTTGAGCAACAGTTACAACAGCACTTTGTTCGTATGGTGGTACAAGCAGGTCAAAATCAAGCGAATATAGTATTGCCGATTGTACAACATTTCGCATTGTTTTTGTATTAACTTGCTGATCACCAAAGTTATTATACAGAACCCCAAGTTGACGTTTACCTTCAACTATAAAGTTCATATCTTGGTTTATAAAAATACGCCCAATCAAATATCCCGCATCTTCTAAACGATTGTATCTGAAAGAGTCAGCCAAAAAATTGTAGATATTTATAATTCCACAATAGGCTGAGTAATTATCTTCTTCCACAATTGACGTTTTCCATATAGGGTGGCTTCTATCGAAGACAAAGACATTGGTATGTTTCGAAAATACCAATAAATCGCCTGCAACCATGAGTTCTATTTGGGAATGCCCCGACTCGCGATAACTTGATGCAATTTTGGCATTTACCCCCTTCAGTGATTTCTGAGTGTTTTGGGCAACGTATTTGCATACATTTTTCAAAATTTTGAAAGCCTCATTTGTGTTTTGGTAAACTGTCTGCTTTACGACAGCTTTTTTGGTTAATGTCTCTAATATCAGTGTTTGAGGGTCAATGTTTTTGTTGATATTCATGCAGTGGACTATTTATTGTTGCTTCAATCATCTAATATACGCAAAAATAACTGATTTTATTAAAGATTGAAACAAAAATATTAAGAACTTTCTCTTTACTTATTGCATTGGTTTTATTGTTGAATTATAATGTTTGTTTAATATTAATTAAGGATAATTATATCTTTATATAAAAATGTAAAAATTGATATATTTCTGTGTATAAGGTAATTGTGTAAACATGATAAAAAAATTAACAAATCGTTAACAAATAAAATCTTATTATTGTTTAATAAATTGTTTTATTTGTAACTGAAACTTTAAACAATACGGTTATGACAACAACTGAATTTTCTAATCAAATTGTCGGACTGCAGGAGAGTCTTGGCAGATTCGCATACAAATTAACAGCAAACCGAGAAGAGGCTCGAGATTTGGTTCAGGAAACAATATATAAAGCACTTAGCAATCAAGATAAGTTTGAAGACGAAACTAACTTGAAATCTTGGACGTTTACTATTTTAAAAAACACATTTATAAATAGTTACAGGAGAAATACCCGCTTTCGTGTTATTCTGGATCAAACTCAAGACCTATACTTTATTTCCAAACCTCAGGATTCAGGCTTTATCAGTCCTGATAGTAATTTTAGTGTAAAAGAGATAAGGAAAGCCATAAATCTTTTGAAAGATGATTATAGAATACCGTTTATTATGCATACTGAGGGTTATAAATACAAAGAGATAGCTGATGAA
The DNA window shown above is from Bacteroidales bacterium and carries:
- a CDS encoding amino acid permease; this translates as MEKKFGTAPVFFTAISTILGAVLFLRFGYAVGTLGFIGVVFIILLAHTVTIPTSLALSEIATNKRVEGGGEYYIISRSFGLNIGATIGISLFLSQAISVAFYIIAFTEAFSFMFDYLLVNHGIWLPRQIIGIPVMLILSVLIFKKGANMGIKALYIINAILAVSLLLFFIGRPENLGETSHFISNFQFRNSDSFFIVFAIVFPAFTGVTAGVGLSGDLRNPGKSIPLGTLSATFVGMVIYFFVAYKLAVSASAEELLADQLIMSKIAVYGSITIPLGLAACTFSSALGSIMVAPRTLQALANDESFPMQKINNWLGLSRESDNEPANASLVTCAIALVFVAIGDVDVVAQIISMFFMVTYGTICLISFLNHFGSSPSYRPSFKSKWIFSLIGFIASVWIMFKISVIYTVIAFTVMIALYLYIDNYHKDRKGLAAIFANSIFQINRRLQVYMQRQRFSKSEKEWRPSAICISKNSFKYDNAFRLINWISYKYGFGTYLHHIDGYYSKETYEQSKLELEKILKNIETENSVYLDTIISPSGTSAVAQAIQIPGIAGMENNMVIFDYDKEDPKELSEIIPNIRLVNAGDFDICILAASRKPFYYKNGIHIWIKSSDADNANLMILLSFIILGHPDWKKSNIKIYELCKEEDIDSVYAKMNDLITTGRLPITHQNVEIVIRESDVPVKEIINKYSSDAALTLIGFMHESIKHSGEEIFSGYDKLGNILFVNSSSQVRID
- a CDS encoding RNA polymerase sigma factor, yielding MTTTEFSNQIVGLQESLGRFAYKLTANREEARDLVQETIYKALSNQDKFEDETNLKSWTFTILKNTFINSYRRNTRFRVILDQTQDLYFISKPQDSGFISPDSNFSVKEIRKAINLLKDDYRIPFIMHTEGYKYKEIADEIGIPIGSVKSRIFIARKKLMSYLKDFQ
- a CDS encoding copper homeostasis protein CutC; translation: MSQKRTLLEVAVFTPESAIIACQAGADRIELCSGYSEGGLSPSAASIKLVRQSVDCKLHVMIRPRIGDFLYSEFEKKVILEDIKFCKASDVNGIVVGVLTQSGDIDVDFVKTVMETAYPMQVTFHRAFDISRDLFSSLDVLISCGVNRVLTSGGKSSAFEGLQTLSEFVKRAANKIIILPGGGINSENVLNILSATKASEVHFSGKRLVKSKMKPLSEVKLSSTTDTDDHNWFECDFEVVRKMVSKIN
- a CDS encoding Zn-dependent hydrolase; amino-acid sequence: MSTKLFMATLATSLLILSGCSQKKEVNPMQEKVDQFALVDLTTDLSHLGANDKAMLLKLIEVSEIMEELFWKDAFPGDKTAFLESLPDDATREFAKIMYGPWDRMNANKPFVEGFGEKPAGANYYPADITKEEFEAWEEPNKMDWYSLVRRDDNGKLVQIPYHVAYSEEITKAASLLREAAELSEDEGFKKYLQLRAEALETDDYLASDMAWMDMRDNKIDFVVGPIESYEDQLVGVKAAHSAQILIKDLDWSARLDKYGELLPKLQASLPCDEKYKQEEVHADANMYVYDVILYRGDCNAGSKNIAINLPNDTRVHAAKGSRKLQLKNAMKAKFDKILLPISEIVIDESQRKHVKFDAFFENVMFHEVGHGLGVKETINGKGTVRDALKETYSSIEENKADIMGLYMVAKLYEMGEFPEKDLMDNYVTFMAGLFRSVRFGATSAHGVANLMRYNYFAEAEAFTRDSETGLYKVDFEKMTEAMNELVEEILEMQGEGDYEEAKEWILEKGVMSSTLQSDLDKINSAGIPVDIRFNQGAEVLGLK